From a region of the Methanomassiliicoccus sp. genome:
- a CDS encoding response regulator, giving the protein MVDDNLEHLELCSETLPKDEFYIDVATTPTEALGKLQLSQYNIVVLDYRLPYMSGLDLLAKIRGKGYKMPIVLVSALDDPDLSFKAMKAGASDYIIKKFKYYSTLRERLLDNIEPSPYF; this is encoded by the coding sequence ATGGTGGACGATAACCTGGAGCATCTGGAGCTATGCAGCGAGACCCTACCGAAGGACGAGTTCTACATCGACGTCGCCACCACTCCGACCGAGGCCCTGGGTAAGCTCCAGCTGAGCCAGTATAACATCGTGGTGCTCGACTACCGCCTCCCGTACATGTCCGGACTGGATCTGCTGGCGAAGATCCGAGGCAAGGGCTATAAGATGCCTATCGTCCTCGTTTCCGCTCTCGATGACCCGGACCTCAGCTTCAAGGCCATGAAGGCGGGGGCCAGCGATTACATAATCAAGAAGTTCAAGTACTACTCGACGCTCAGGGAGAGGCTCCTGGACAATATCGAACCCTCCCCGTACTTCTAG